From a single Mycolicibacterium mengxianglii genomic region:
- a CDS encoding Crp/Fnr family transcriptional regulator, which translates to MNGRASAATVFCGIDLFELETSHENVTGVAFNAGDVIYNEGDDGDRIYLIADGTVRIGRRYGDGRECLLAVVGPSEVFGEESVLDPAPRNACATALTDMQGTALDRTTLMWLMAMNPDIAERFLRVLARRIRWTSSNITDAVNADVAARVAKHLLSLAQRFGVQDGGSTRVPMDLTQEQFAHLVGTSRESVNQALREFKERGWISAGRDDILIHDSEPLVSRAQGARRRMR; encoded by the coding sequence ATGAACGGCAGAGCCAGCGCGGCGACCGTCTTCTGCGGAATCGATCTATTCGAACTGGAGACATCGCACGAGAACGTCACCGGGGTCGCCTTCAACGCCGGTGACGTCATCTACAACGAAGGTGACGACGGCGATCGGATTTATCTCATCGCCGATGGCACAGTCCGAATCGGCCGCCGCTACGGGGATGGCCGCGAGTGCCTTCTCGCGGTGGTGGGACCAAGCGAAGTCTTCGGTGAAGAGTCGGTGCTGGATCCGGCTCCGAGGAACGCCTGCGCCACCGCATTGACCGATATGCAGGGGACCGCCCTGGATCGCACGACGTTGATGTGGTTGATGGCAATGAATCCGGACATCGCCGAGCGCTTCCTACGGGTTCTCGCACGGCGGATCCGGTGGACGTCGAGCAACATCACCGACGCTGTCAATGCTGACGTCGCAGCTCGCGTGGCCAAGCACTTACTAAGTCTGGCACAGCGTTTCGGCGTCCAGGACGGTGGCTCAACCCGAGTTCCGATGGACTTGACCCAGGAGCAGTTCGCTCATCTGGTGGGAACATCGCGGGAATCGGTGAACCAGGCGCTACGCGAATTCAAGGAACGCGGTTGGATCTCTGCAGGCAGGGACGACATCCTGATCCACGATTCCGAGCCGTTGGTCAGCCGCGCACAGGGCGCCCGCAGACGAATGCGCTGA
- a CDS encoding TetR/AcrR family transcriptional regulator: MTARAHRGERRADALSTERIVEAAIEILDGEGENALTFRALAAHLQTGSGAIYWHIANKGDLLAAATDHIFSGVLSQVAGDAQPHAAIRAVAAGVFDAIDAHPWVGAQLSRAPWRLAMVQIMESIGAQLKAMGVPERAQFTAASVLVNYILGVAGQNAANARLVPPEMDRSTFLAAVTDRWAQYDSGEYPFVHQVAAQLRVHDDRDQFLTGIDLILAGLDAAR, translated from the coding sequence ATGACGGCCAGGGCGCACCGCGGTGAACGGCGAGCAGACGCGCTTTCGACGGAGCGCATCGTCGAGGCCGCGATCGAGATACTCGACGGCGAGGGGGAGAACGCCCTGACTTTCCGTGCGCTCGCCGCGCACCTACAGACCGGGAGCGGCGCGATCTACTGGCACATTGCCAACAAGGGCGATCTGCTGGCGGCAGCCACCGACCACATCTTCTCCGGAGTGTTGTCCCAGGTGGCCGGTGATGCCCAGCCGCACGCCGCGATCCGCGCGGTGGCCGCCGGGGTGTTCGATGCGATCGACGCCCACCCCTGGGTGGGCGCCCAGCTCTCGCGTGCACCGTGGCGGTTGGCCATGGTGCAGATCATGGAAAGCATCGGGGCGCAGCTGAAAGCGATGGGTGTTCCGGAACGCGCCCAGTTCACCGCCGCCTCCGTGTTGGTGAACTACATCCTCGGCGTCGCGGGCCAGAACGCGGCGAACGCCCGTCTCGTGCCTCCCGAAATGGACCGGTCGACGTTCCTCGCGGCTGTCACTGACCGGTGGGCACAGTACGACTCAGGCGAATACCCGTTTGTGCACCAAGTGGCGGCGCAGCTGCGCGTGCACGACGACCGCGACCAGTTCCTTACCGGCATTGACCTCATCCTGGCCGGCCTGGACGCCGCCCGCTGA
- a CDS encoding STAS domain-containing protein, producing MKEHRIQWPAARGNRLGDISSAQSRNIQIATEWPSFDTAKVVISGEVDASNCDEVLDYALRELLMCRRLVLDLTSVRFFACNASAVLRILKQRCGIASVELQVLESSCVTRALRVGEFDLERTA from the coding sequence GTGAAAGAACACCGGATCCAATGGCCCGCGGCGCGGGGAAACCGCCTCGGTGACATTTCCTCGGCTCAGAGCCGGAATATCCAGATTGCCACGGAGTGGCCATCTTTCGACACGGCCAAGGTGGTGATTTCCGGCGAGGTCGACGCGTCCAACTGCGATGAGGTGCTCGACTATGCGTTGCGCGAGCTGTTGATGTGCCGGCGACTCGTCCTGGATCTCACCTCCGTGAGGTTTTTCGCCTGCAACGCCAGTGCAGTACTGCGGATCCTGAAGCAGCGCTGCGGCATTGCCAGTGTCGAACTGCAGGTACTTGAAAGCTCCTGTGTTACAAGGGCATTACGAGTCGGCGAGTTCGACTTGGAGCGCACCGCCTGA